The Moorena producens PAL-8-15-08-1 genomic interval ACTTATCCCCAAATGAAAGAGGGGTGCTTGCAAGGTGAATTGATTGATTTGCCTAAAATAGGAAAAGTCAAAATTGTCTTACACCGCCCCATTCCTGTTCGCGAAGCGTCGGCTACGCCGAATGGGTTCAAAATAAAAACAGCCTCAGTAACTAAAAAGTGTGATGGCTACTATTTGGTTTTGTCCCTAGAAGACAAAACAATTCCTGAAACCAAGGCTGACATTAATCCTCGCTCAATCATCGGTATTGACGTTGGACTTAAAGAATTTTTAACTACTTCCGAAGGGGAAACTATTAAGACTCCTCAATATTACCGAAAAGCGCAAAAACGCTTAAAAGTAATACAAAAACGAGTATCTCGAAGGAAGAAGGGAGGAAAAAATCGGCTCAAGGCTATTAAGCAACTTGGAATACAACACAAAAAAGTTGCTGACAAGCGGAAAGACTTCCATTTTAAAACAGCAAACTATCTACTCTCAAAATATGATGTAATTGCTCACGAAAAATTAAACGTCAAGGGACTAACTAAAACCCGATTGGCTAAGTCTGTTTTAGACGCCGGTTGGTCAAGCTTTCTGACAATCTTATCAAGCAAAGCCGACAATGCTGGCTTGTTAACGATCCCAGTAAGTGCCCGAAATACTTCGCAGAATTGTTCCAGTTGTCGCAAAAAAGTACCTAAAAAGCTGCATATCCGTTGGCATGATTGTCCCCATTGTGGATGCAGTCTTGTTCGCGTAGCGTGGCCTACGGCCAATCGTGATTCGGCGAAGCCGACGCTACGCGAACACAATGCGGCAATAAACATAAAAAATAGAGCGGAAGGGCAGTCCGTTCTTAAAGCCCAGCGCCTCCTAAGGGATACCCGGATTGGCTGGGAAGCCTACACTGAACCTGTAAGGTCAGTGTAGGAGCTGTCACTCAACACAGAGATCAAGGATAGGGGGAAAGGGCAATAGGGAAAGGGAAAAGCCCTGTGATTATATCCTTTGCCCTTTAATGTTTCACTTTTTCGAGATTGATTAAGTCAGTCAGGGATTTTTAAAAATGGTATAAGACCAAATCCTCTCATGTCCGGGAGGAGCGGTATTGTAACGTTTTGGGAATAGGTATTAGGTATTAGGTAATTGTGATTACTCCTTTAGGATTACCTATTATTCATTACCTATTACCCATTACTCACTATACTAGTTGAGTTTTCAATTGGGTGAAGTACTTTCGTCTTGGGTTAATGGGAGTAGGGAGTAGGGAGTAGGGCGTAGGGAGTAGGGCGTAGGGAGTAGGGAGTAGGAATGGGTTCATCTCCATCCATGAAATTAGGCAAAAGTGAGATGCACCCAATAATTGACGCAAACACTATCAGAAAAATACTTTTGCAAGAGGTTTATTCACACATTACTGGATAATATCATACTAACGGACTTGATAAGTGTAACGGTTAAAGACTTATGCGACGACGGGAATTCAATCAACTCCCTTGGTTTTTCCTCGGTTTGGGATTGGCTAACTGTACTCACAATTCCCAATCATCAAGACAATCATCAAGACAATCATCAACCTTTGACACACCTAAAACACTTAGCATCTGGTGGCAACAGGGTTTTTATCCAGAAGAAACGGATGCACTACGGAAAATCATCGACCAGTGGGAACAAAAAAGTGGGATTAAAGTTAAATTAGTCATCATACCTCAGAAGGATATTCTCAAAGAAATCGAGAGTGCGATCGCATCAGGTAATCCTCCTGATATTTTCTATGCAGGGGTAGCAGACTTGACCATTATTCCCCGTCTAGCATGGAATAACCAACTAGTCGATGTGTCTGATGTGATAGAGCCTCTGAAAAACTGGTACAGTGAAGGGGTTCTTGCCGGAGTCAATTATCAAAACAAAGTTGCTAAAAAACGTAGCTACTATGCTGTACCAATTATGCAATCAGCCATTCATATTCACTACTGGCAAGACATCCTGACCGAGATTGGTCAGGCAAAGGGGGCAATTCCCAGAGATTGGCAGGGATTTTGGCGGTTTTGGCAGCAGGTTCAGGGACAGTTGCGTCAGAGCAGTTATCCCAATATGTATAGTATCGGCATGCCTATGTCCATGAGCTTAGATACCTACAACAATTTTGAGCAATTTCTAGAAGCCTATAATGTCAAACTAATTGATAACAATGGCAAATTACGCTTAGACGACCCCCAAGTTAAGCAAGGCATTGAGGCTGCTCTCAGGAAATATACCAGTTTTTATATCAATAAGAATGTGCCACCGGATGCCGTAGATTGGGATAATACAGGCAACAATGTAACGTTACTCAGCCGCACTAGCCTGATGACGGTCAATCATACTCTCTCAGTTCCAGGTTCCCAACGACAAGATCCCGAAATTTACACCAAGCAACTTTCTACAGTTAAGTGGCCAAATAAACCTAGTGGGGAACTGATGAGATTCATCGTAGAGATCAAACAGGTCATTCTCTTTAAAGCGTCCAAAAAACAGGAGTATGCCAAGAATTTTATCTCATATTTGGCACAACCGCAAAACTTACAAGCCTACACAGAAGGGTCTCAGGGTCGATACTTACCTGTGATGCCAAAACTGTTTGAAAAACCCTTTTGGAAAAATCCCAGTGATCCTCATATTTCTGTGGCGCTACAGCAGTTAAAACACACCCGACCAGCTTATCAAGTGTTAAATCCAGCTTATAGTGAAGTAGCTGCTCAAAATGTTTGGGGTGAAGTGATTAGAAAAATTGTGGTGGATAATTTGTCAATTAAGCAAGCTACTAATCGAGCTATTGATAAAATCAATAAAATTTTTTCTAATTGGTAGAAAATTAGTTAGCTTCTTCGTTATCACAATGCTTGTTATAGCATTTTTACTTTAATTTTGAACATAGGATTCATAAAAAACGGGCACAGGGAACAGGTAACAGGTAACAGTAGTCAAGATATCCGAGGGTTTTTTGGTGTTATGATAAAGCGATGCAGCGTGGCGCTGCATCCCTTAAAACCATCTTTATAGCATGCATGCCTTTTGCCTTAAAAGCATAAGCAATGTCGCTCAAACGTCGCTGAGAATTGCTATAGCTGACTGTTAATAGTTTAATAAATACAAATAATTAATTTTATGCGAAAATATAAATTATCGCGCTTATTCTCATTGTTATGATCAAATTAACTCAAAAAACGTTACTATCAAAGCTGGTCACTTACTTTTCACTTTTATCAGTTGTTACAGTAAGCATTGTAGCAATTACTGCTTATATTTTAGCTAGGAAAGCTCTCAAACAATCTGTCTTTGATCGACTCAGTGTTGCTGTGTCTATTAAATCTGCTGAACTCAATCAATGGTTTAACAATCAGCGCCAAGATGTCCTGTTATCGGCTCAGTTACCAGAAATCCGAAGACAAGCCGAGGTCTTGCTCAGCAGCAAAAGGTCTCAAACCCGGTCAAAAGATTACCAAATCGCCTATCATAGCATTTCAGAATACCTGACTGATTTAGCTGCCATTAAGCCTAATCTACGAGAAATTTCCCTGCTCACAACTGGTGGGATTATCATTTTCTCAACTAACAAAACCCTGGAGGGCAACTATCAACCCCTTGGTGCGACTACCACTTACTTTACCCCAGAGCAAACGGACATTAAGCCAACGTTTTATAGCTCTTCGCAAACAGGCAAAACAGCCATCACCTTTGCCACTCCACTGTTTAACCAATCCGGTAAGCGTATGGGAGTGATTTCCATTACTCTCGATCTTCAAGAAGTTGATAACCTAATTCGAGACCGTACTGGCTTAGGTGAAAGTGGCGAAACCTATCTAGTCGGTCGATTGGAACGAAAAAATATATTCATCGCCTCAGCTCAGTTTGAGAATCAAAAATACTCTAACGGAATTAGTAGTTTGGGTATTGATAGCGCTACCCAAGGAAAAAATAGTGCTGGGCTTTATCGCAATTACGATGGGATACCTGTTATCGGTGTGTATCACTGGTTGGAGAAACAGAACCTGGCGTTACTAGCTGAGATCTCTCAGCAAGAAGCTTTTACTCCCGCTCGTCGGCTAGCTGGGAACATTGTGCTGATTGGATTGAGTTCTACTGGAGTACTGTTAGTGGCAGTTTATCTACTATCAAGCCAGATTACTAAACCGATTCGGGCAATCACAGAGGCAGCTATTCAGGTAGCTAGTGGCAATCTAAACCATAAAGCTCCTGTGTTGAGTGACGATGAAACTGGTGTGTTGGCTCGGTCATTTAACCAGATGGCACAGCAATTGCAGGATTCTTTTACGGCCCTAGAGAGAACGAATCAGGGTTTAGAAATCCGAGTGCAAGAACGTACTGCCGAATTAGGGAAAGCTAAAGAAGCTGCGGAAGTTGCTAACCAAGCTAAAAGCCAATTTTTAGCTAACATCAGCCATGAATTGCGCACTCCCCTTAATAGCATCTTAGGCTATGCCAGAATTCTCCAGCGCGATACAGCTAAAGTTGCTATCCAAGACGATGGGGTGAAGGGCAGCACCCCAATGAGCGATCGCAATTTAAGAGACCAGCAAATACAGGGTTTAAAAATTATAGAGCAAAGTGGAACCTATCTATTAACCCTAATTAACGATCTCTTAGACTTCTCTAAAATCGAAGCCCGTAAGATGGAACTGTACCCCAGTGACGTTCATTTTCCAAGCTTCTTGGAAGGGGTAGTTGGTATTATCCGCATGGGAGCTAATGAAAAAAATATCTTGTTTAACTATAAAACTCAAGGTAACCTACCCACAGGGGTTAAGGTCGATCAGAAACGGTTACGACAGATTTTACTCAATCTATTAGGTAATGCAGTTAAATTTACTGACCAAGGTAATGTCACATTTAAGGTTGGAGTCATTGAGAAACAAAACCCTATCTTAGGAATATCGAAGTCTTCCAACACCAGGATTCAAGGGGGAGATTATAACATCGATTCTCGGACGATCCGCTTTCAAGTGATCGATACTGGCATAGGAATTAGTCCTCAACAGTTAGATAAAATATTCCAACCCTTTGAACAAGTAGGGGATACCGATCGTCGGATAGCTGGAGCGGGTTTGGGCTTAGCTATTAGTCAGCAAATCGTTAACTTGATGGGAAGTACACTAAACGTTAAAAGTCAATTATACCAAGGTTCAACATTTTGGTTTGATGTTACCTTACCTGTGATAGATATTGTTGCCAAAGCTGAACCAGCTATTGCTGTTAAAGGGTTGATTTATAAAGGAAAACGACGTAAACTGTTAGTGGTGGATGACATAACAGAAAATCGCTTGGTATTG includes:
- a CDS encoding RNA-guided endonuclease InsQ/TnpB family protein; protein product: MRTAYQYRLKPTKAQKAIIDNWLSMLCAQYNYLLADRFSWYEQNRCSIYACSLVCHLPELRDNPDYYSQKKTLPDLKKARPWYKEIHSQVLQDAVKRVKLAFDRFIKGDKNGNRSGRPRFKKRHRYRTFTYPQMKEGCLQGELIDLPKIGKVKIVLHRPIPVREASATPNGFKIKTASVTKKCDGYYLVLSLEDKTIPETKADINPRSIIGIDVGLKEFLTTSEGETIKTPQYYRKAQKRLKVIQKRVSRRKKGGKNRLKAIKQLGIQHKKVADKRKDFHFKTANYLLSKYDVIAHEKLNVKGLTKTRLAKSVLDAGWSSFLTILSSKADNAGLLTIPVSARNTSQNCSSCRKKVPKKLHIRWHDCPHCGCSLVRVAWPTANRDSAKPTLREHNAAINIKNRAEGQSVLKAQRLLRDTRIGWEAYTEPVRSV
- a CDS encoding ABC transporter substrate-binding protein, which produces MRRREFNQLPWFFLGLGLANCTHNSQSSRQSSRQSSTFDTPKTLSIWWQQGFYPEETDALRKIIDQWEQKSGIKVKLVIIPQKDILKEIESAIASGNPPDIFYAGVADLTIIPRLAWNNQLVDVSDVIEPLKNWYSEGVLAGVNYQNKVAKKRSYYAVPIMQSAIHIHYWQDILTEIGQAKGAIPRDWQGFWRFWQQVQGQLRQSSYPNMYSIGMPMSMSLDTYNNFEQFLEAYNVKLIDNNGKLRLDDPQVKQGIEAALRKYTSFYINKNVPPDAVDWDNTGNNVTLLSRTSLMTVNHTLSVPGSQRQDPEIYTKQLSTVKWPNKPSGELMRFIVEIKQVILFKASKKQEYAKNFISYLAQPQNLQAYTEGSQGRYLPVMPKLFEKPFWKNPSDPHISVALQQLKHTRPAYQVLNPAYSEVAAQNVWGEVIRKIVVDNLSIKQATNRAIDKINKIFSNW
- a CDS encoding hybrid sensor histidine kinase/response regulator, encoding MIKLTQKTLLSKLVTYFSLLSVVTVSIVAITAYILARKALKQSVFDRLSVAVSIKSAELNQWFNNQRQDVLLSAQLPEIRRQAEVLLSSKRSQTRSKDYQIAYHSISEYLTDLAAIKPNLREISLLTTGGIIIFSTNKTLEGNYQPLGATTTYFTPEQTDIKPTFYSSSQTGKTAITFATPLFNQSGKRMGVISITLDLQEVDNLIRDRTGLGESGETYLVGRLERKNIFIASAQFENQKYSNGISSLGIDSATQGKNSAGLYRNYDGIPVIGVYHWLEKQNLALLAEISQQEAFTPARRLAGNIVLIGLSSTGVLLVAVYLLSSQITKPIRAITEAAIQVASGNLNHKAPVLSDDETGVLARSFNQMAQQLQDSFTALERTNQGLEIRVQERTAELGKAKEAAEVANQAKSQFLANISHELRTPLNSILGYARILQRDTAKVAIQDDGVKGSTPMSDRNLRDQQIQGLKIIEQSGTYLLTLINDLLDFSKIEARKMELYPSDVHFPSFLEGVVGIIRMGANEKNILFNYKTQGNLPTGVKVDQKRLRQILLNLLGNAVKFTDQGNVTFKVGVIEKQNPILGISKSSNTRIQGGDYNIDSRTIRFQVIDTGIGISPQQLDKIFQPFEQVGDTDRRIAGAGLGLAISQQIVNLMGSTLNVKSQLYQGSTFWFDVTLPVIDIVAKAEPAIAVKGLIYKGKRRKLLVVDDITENRLVLLNMLKPLGFEVVLAQNAQQALELARVIGPDLILTDLFMPFKTGFTMIPELRQIPEMKHVPIIAFSANNWDVVKKETQKLGCDAFLPKPVDEQKLLALLEKYLQLEWVDQEVS